In Gloeocapsa sp. DLM2.Bin57, a single window of DNA contains:
- a CDS encoding photosystem II reaction center protein Psb28 yields MAHIQFMQGITEETIPDVRLTRSRNGSTGTATFYFDSPKVLDSDNTEEITGMYLIDEEGEMVTREVKGKFINGKAKALEATYIMKSTEEWDRFMRFMSRYAEEHGLEFNKS; encoded by the coding sequence ATGGCTCATATTCAATTCATGCAAGGTATCACAGAAGAAACCATACCTGATGTTCGTTTAACTCGCTCTCGTAATGGTAGCACTGGTACAGCAACTTTTTACTTTGACTCCCCTAAAGTTTTGGATAGTGACAATACCGAAGAAATTACGGGTATGTATCTGATTGACGAAGAAGGAGAAATGGTGACAAGAGAAGTCAAAGGTAAGTTTATCAATGGTAAGGCTAAAGCACTAGAAGCTACTTATATCATGAAATCAACTGAAGAATGGGACAGATTTATGCGCTTTATGTCTCGCTACGCTGAAGAACATGGTTTAGAATTTAATAAATCTTAA
- a CDS encoding ATP-dependent DNA helicase → MLLEVQVHALLKAYLREHRDIDWPHHLTIARLVARGLRIGRSSLIQTGTEVERYSLSYLIPALLTTENILLVVPEAWQVKLLEQDIPHLQNWLKEHQSEVELSQSKLMITSFPNWLSDRLNHLGHFPDSLPTVIIQAEDLETWSRQQLTLDLTPQDWLEQLQQANSQQHNITTVKVKITQNLYQHPPNPYGCYALDESIQIELESLWDNLGSLGLLSPVMERFWRQWQQGEQIFWASLQRETGQFHLFLAPHSVAGYLSQIWTRQPVVIMGQFIDKQITATLGLEDILQLNFAPDAQRELIQLYSPARFPFPNTPEFQFALYREINKLITNQGLVILVDDLPLKGQLAAILASEYGSRVQVETQDLPTNGILISGWEFWCEQAEPFWSPELLIMVTLPLPSLEHPVVASRVNYYKQKRQDWFRGYLLPTALNKMQKAIVPLRNSQGTLVILDNRVNYRSYGDDIIKALEPCARINNLS, encoded by the coding sequence ATGCTCTTAGAAGTCCAGGTTCACGCTTTATTAAAAGCTTATCTTAGGGAACATCGAGACATTGATTGGCCCCATCATTTAACGATCGCTCGTTTAGTAGCGCGTGGATTACGAATAGGACGTTCTAGCTTAATCCAAACTGGTACAGAAGTTGAGCGCTATAGCTTGAGTTATTTAATACCCGCTTTATTGACTACGGAAAATATTTTATTAGTTGTACCCGAAGCTTGGCAAGTAAAATTATTAGAGCAGGATATTCCCCATTTACAAAACTGGCTCAAAGAGCATCAAAGTGAGGTAGAATTATCTCAATCAAAACTCATGATTACTTCTTTTCCTAACTGGTTGAGCGATCGCCTTAACCATTTAGGACATTTTCCCGATTCTCTTCCTACGGTAATTATTCAAGCAGAAGATTTAGAAACCTGGAGTCGTCAACAATTAACCCTAGATCTTACCCCCCAAGATTGGTTAGAGCAATTACAACAAGCTAACTCTCAACAACACAATATTACCACAGTCAAAGTCAAAATTACTCAAAACCTTTATCAACACCCCCCCAATCCTTACGGTTGTTATGCTTTAGATGAATCTATTCAAATAGAATTAGAGTCTCTTTGGGATAATTTAGGCAGTTTAGGGTTATTATCTCCTGTTATGGAGCGTTTTTGGAGACAATGGCAACAGGGAGAACAAATTTTCTGGGCTTCTCTACAAAGAGAGACAGGACAATTTCATCTTTTTTTAGCACCCCATTCTGTTGCAGGATATTTAAGCCAAATTTGGACTAGACAACCCGTCGTGATTATGGGTCAATTTATCGATAAACAAATTACTGCTACTCTAGGGTTAGAAGATATTCTACAGTTAAACTTTGCTCCTGATGCTCAGAGAGAATTAATTCAACTTTACTCACCTGCTAGGTTTCCGTTTCCTAATACTCCAGAGTTTCAATTTGCACTATATAGAGAGATCAACAAGCTAATCACCAATCAAGGTTTAGTCATCTTAGTCGATGATTTACCCCTGAAAGGTCAATTAGCTGCTATTTTAGCTAGTGAGTATGGTTCAAGGGTTCAGGTAGAAACCCAAGATTTGCCTACTAATGGTATTTTAATCAGTGGTTGGGAGTTTTGGTGTGAACAAGCAGAGCCATTTTGGTCTCCGGAACTACTAATTATGGTTACCTTACCCCTTCCTTCTCTTGAACATCCTGTGGTAGCTAGTAGAGTTAATTACTATAAACAAAAGCGTCAAGATTGGTTTCGGGGTTATTTACTACCAACTGCTTTAAATAAGATGCAAAAAGCGATCGTCCCTCTACGCAATAGTCAAGGTACTTTAGTAATTCTCGACAATCGAGTTAATTATCGTAGTTATGGTGATGATATTATCAAAGCTCTCGAACCTTGTGCACGTATTAATAATTTGTCATGA